One part of the Mariniblastus fucicola genome encodes these proteins:
- the ggt gene encoding gamma-glutamyltransferase has product MRFIVILLIGFLASPLVAQDRITGQPFATRSEVIARTGMAATSQPLATQVALDILKSGGNAIDAAIAANATLGLMEPTGNGMGGDLFAIVWIEEDQKLYGLNASGRSPKSLTLEKLREEIGDRDSIPALGPLPVSVPGCVDGWFELHKKFGQLPMADNLAPAIRYAKEGFPVSELIAYYWGRSAFLKRYPGFEATFLRDGKAPAKGEIFRNPMLASTLEKLAEKGRDEFYQGSIAKTIDAFMKQHGGYLSYEDLAAHKSEWVEPVATNYRGYDVWELPPNGQGIAALQMLNILEAFDFSEIGYGSTEHVHNFVEAKKLAFEDRARLYADMDFYSTPVERLISKDYAAERRKLIRKSAASRYDVGITQGDTIYLTVADKDRNMVSLIQSNYRGMGSGMCPDGLGFCLQDRGELFDLTPGRPNSYAPGKRPFHTIIPAFVTKDGKPFLSFGVMGGATQPQGHVQIVMNMVDFGMNVQEAGDAPRILHTGSSQPTGEKMRDGGTVSLESGFERSVRRELVKRRHRLTQNVGSFGGYQGIQYDAENDVFLGASESRKDGQAAGY; this is encoded by the coding sequence ATGCGTTTTATTGTGATACTGCTGATCGGTTTTCTTGCATCGCCGCTTGTTGCGCAGGACCGTATTACGGGCCAGCCATTTGCGACGCGCAGCGAAGTCATCGCACGCACTGGAATGGCGGCGACCAGTCAGCCGTTGGCCACGCAAGTCGCGCTCGACATCCTGAAGTCCGGTGGCAACGCAATTGATGCCGCGATCGCTGCCAACGCCACGCTGGGCTTGATGGAGCCGACGGGCAACGGGATGGGCGGCGACCTGTTCGCGATCGTGTGGATCGAGGAAGACCAAAAGCTCTACGGGCTCAACGCCAGCGGACGATCGCCGAAAAGTTTGACCCTGGAAAAGCTGCGGGAAGAGATTGGTGATCGCGACTCGATTCCGGCGCTAGGTCCGCTTCCTGTTTCCGTTCCCGGTTGCGTCGACGGATGGTTTGAGTTGCACAAAAAGTTCGGCCAGCTTCCGATGGCAGACAATCTCGCGCCGGCGATTCGCTACGCCAAAGAAGGCTTTCCCGTTTCGGAGTTGATCGCCTATTACTGGGGACGAAGTGCGTTCCTGAAACGATACCCGGGTTTCGAGGCCACTTTTTTGCGGGACGGAAAGGCGCCGGCCAAAGGCGAGATCTTTCGCAATCCGATGCTGGCCTCGACTCTGGAGAAACTTGCAGAGAAAGGCCGTGACGAATTCTATCAGGGCTCAATCGCCAAAACGATTGATGCTTTTATGAAACAGCATGGCGGATATTTGTCCTACGAAGATTTGGCGGCACATAAAAGCGAATGGGTTGAGCCTGTTGCGACGAACTACCGTGGCTACGACGTCTGGGAATTGCCTCCCAACGGTCAGGGGATCGCGGCATTGCAAATGTTGAACATTCTCGAAGCGTTTGACTTTTCGGAAATCGGATATGGCAGCACCGAGCACGTGCACAACTTTGTTGAAGCCAAGAAGCTTGCGTTTGAAGATCGCGCTCGACTGTATGCCGACATGGATTTTTACTCCACGCCGGTGGAACGTCTGATTTCGAAAGATTACGCCGCCGAGCGTCGCAAACTGATCAGGAAATCAGCAGCATCACGCTACGACGTCGGCATCACTCAGGGAGACACAATCTATTTAACGGTCGCTGACAAGGATCGAAACATGGTCTCTCTGATTCAAAGCAACTATCGCGGAATGGGTTCGGGGATGTGCCCCGACGGGTTGGGTTTTTGCTTGCAGGATCGTGGCGAGCTATTCGATCTGACGCCTGGCCGACCGAATTCCTATGCTCCGGGTAAACGACCTTTCCACACCATCATCCCGGCCTTCGTCACCAAAGACGGAAAACCGTTTCTGAGTTTCGGCGTCATGGGCGGCGCAACGCAGCCTCAGGGGCACGTTCAAATTGTGATGAACATGGTCGACTTTGGGATGAACGTTCAGGAAGCCGGGGACGCGCCGCGGATCCTGCACACTGGCTCCTCGCAGCCGACAGGTGAGAAAATGAGAGACGGAGGAACGGTCTCGCTCGAGTCTGGATTTGAACGCAGTGTCCGCCGTGAGTTGGTCAAGCGAAGGCATCGGTTGACGCAGAATGTCGGCTCTTTTGGCGGCTATCAGGGAATTCAGTACGACGCGGAGAACGACGTTTTTCTTGGTGCGTCGGAATCTCGCAAGGACGGACAGGCCGCGGGATACTGA